The genomic stretch CAATGCTTGCATTGACATTGCCGAGGCCAAGTATTTTGGCTCGAAGAGCAACGATATGGGTAACGAAATGACTGCTTTCAGCGTGCTAGATTTCGTGACACCCGCCGAAGTCATTGTGAAAGTGGAGCAAAATACAAAAGGAAAATAGTGCATTTTAATTCAAAACCTCCACCACTATTCACTTGACGCATAGCAGAATTATTATATTCTCCCCCAAAAGGGGCTTTTTATGTTTGTCGAGACTTACATCTTGCGATTGCTGGCCGGGTTCCTGGAATACGGGACGCTTTCTGCCGTTGCGGACAAGCTCTACACTTCGCAGCCGGCGGTGAGCCGCGCGTTCAAGAAGCTGGAAGACGAAATCGGCGCTCCGCTCTTCGAGCGCAAAAAGAACCGCATCGAGCTGAACGAGAAGGGACGCACGGTCGCCGAATACGCGAAGCGCATCATGGACTTGCAAAGCGAGATGATGGAAAAGGTGAGCCCGCAGGGAGCGAGCACGCGCACGTTCTCTATCGCGTCGGTGGCCATTCTCCCCGCCATGCGGATGGTGCAGGAACTGCAGGAGAAATACCCCGGTGCGCAAGTCACTTACGAGATTATCGACAACGAGGCGGGCGTGCTGAAGGCGCTGAACGAGGGCACGGCGGATATCGGCATCACGCTCAAGGCCCCACGCGCAAAGAAATACCGCGCCGAAAAATACATGCAGGAGCGGCTCTCGATTGCGCTCCCCAAAAAGCACCCGCTGGCCAAGCGCAAGTCCATCCGGCTCCGTGAACTCAAGGGCGAGACCATCATCCAGCGCAGCAACGTGGGCTTCTGGGAGCAGGTCAAGCGCAAGAAGATTCCCGATGTCACCTTCATCAAGCACGACAGCACGAAGGGCATTTCAAAGCTCATCGAGCAGTCTTCGCTGTTGACGTTCGTTTCGGACCACCAGTTCGATTACGAAATCCCCAAGGACCGCAAGATTGTGCCGC from uncultured Fibrobacter sp. encodes the following:
- a CDS encoding LysR family transcriptional regulator, encoding MFVETYILRLLAGFLEYGTLSAVADKLYTSQPAVSRAFKKLEDEIGAPLFERKKNRIELNEKGRTVAEYAKRIMDLQSEMMEKVSPQGASTRTFSIASVAILPAMRMVQELQEKYPGAQVTYEIIDNEAGVLKALNEGTADIGITLKAPRAKKYRAEKYMQERLSIALPKKHPLAKRKSIRLRELKGETIIQRSNVGFWEQVKRKKIPDVTFIKHDSTKGISKLIEQSSLLTFVSDHQFDYEIPKDRKIVPLADREMNVEFFKVKLMK